Proteins encoded in a region of the Anopheles ziemanni chromosome 2, idAnoZiCoDA_A2_x.2, whole genome shotgun sequence genome:
- the LOC131294644 gene encoding vitamin K-dependent gamma-carboxylase — MTATEAKQTADNSNGSTTAATSGVGSSNGHPHGDFHRLDSFVRAYTGHELRCVTSFNDFVERCMYRPVDGAALGVARALFGLAMLIDIPEERGGGDLDLRWGEPRDCRFPLIHSMETPALPRMGLIYGLMWLGAAGIMLGYRFRTSATIFVGTYWYVFLLDKSAWNNHSYLYGLLGTILLFTDASRCWSIDSWREPEREQTVPFWNYFILKFQFFVLYFLAGLKKLCREWLSGYAMTNLSYHWVFLPFRIVLGPRLTDLLIVHWFGCFFDTTVVFFLIYAPTRKLATVFASAFHLMNSRLFHIGMFPWVCLTQLPLYYSFSWPRKLRLLSSPLVATTKAFTEEPPTVEVCGKTKHRLRRRRWSMVVMLMYCLLQLFLPYSHFLTKGYNNWTNGLYGYSWDMMVHAWDTVMIGIRVVDLQDPERVHYVEPYAFTDNDRWTKHADMAVQFARCIERNIQKEASREWVQFRGGRTETMANVSVYFDIWCSMNGRFQQRIFNPNVDILRAPWSPFVSVQWVLPLLDEFNGLRDTMIRRITDEVLGWSNHSDVLFIADFPGLMLRNFVGKDLYNVTLTVLQGTVRYQLSREDEVGGKDPITLTTGESIELLSGSFHSIETIGSQPSCYMYTYVNRTKEQNASKNQADLNASPTSILPLGEEFLHRWENVVRFAQHVANSLLFELYGVPMPRRLKELVVDG, encoded by the exons ATGACGGCAACGGAAGCCAAGCAAACGGCGGACAACTCAAATGGCTCCACAACGGCTGCTACGTCCGGAGTGGGTTCGTCAAACGGCCATCCCCACGGTGACTTCCACAGACTGGATTCATTCGTGCGCGCCTACACTGGCCATGAGCTGCGCTGTGTAACGTCCTTCAATGATTTCGTCGAACGGTGCATGTACCGGCCGGTGGATGGAGCCGCCCTCGGAGTGGCCCGTGCACTGTTCGGGTTGGCCATGCTCATCGACATCCCGGAAGAGCGTGGTGGCGGTGATCTGGACCTACGTTGGGGTGAACCACGGGACTGCCGCTTTCCACTGATCCATTCCATGGAAACCCCGGCATTACCGCGCATGGGACTGATTTATGGCTTGATGTGGCTCGGCGCGGCGGGCATTATGTTGGGCTATCGATTTCGCACGTCGGCCACCATCTTCGTCGGGACGTATTGGTACGTGTTCCTGCTGGATAAGAGTGCCTGGAATAACCACAGCTACCTATACGGGCTGCTCGGGACAATCCTGCTCTTTACCGATGCAAGTCGATGTTG GTCAATTGACTCCTGGCGCGAACCAGAACGTGAGCAGACGGTTCCTTTCTGGAACTACTTCAtcttaaaatttcaatttttcgtaCTCTACTTCCTGGCCGGGCTGAAGAAACTATGCCGCGAGTGGCTGTCCGGGTATGCCATGACGAATCTCAGCTACCATTGGGTATTTTTACCGTTCCGAATCGTACTGGGACCAAGGCTTACCGACTTGCTGATTGTGCACTGGTTTGGCTGTTTTTTCGACACTACTGTTGTGTTCTTCCTCATATACGCCCCGACACGCAAGCTGGCAACCGTATTTGCCAGTGCATTTCATCTGATGAACTCACGGCTCTTCCATATCGGCATGTTTCCTTGGGTTTGTCTAACGCAGCTTCCACTGTACTATAGTTTCAGTTGGCCACGGAAGCTCCGCCTGCTAAGTTCACCGTTGGTTGCTACGACGAAAGCATTCACTGAAGAACCTCCAACTGTTGAAGTgtgtggaaaaacgaaacaccgTCTACGGCGAAGGCGATGGTCTATGGTGGTCATGCTGATGTACTGTTTGCTGCAACTATTCCTTCCATACTCTCATTTCCTCACGAAAGGATACAACAACTGGACAAACGGGCTGTACGGATACTCATGGGACATGATGGTGCACGCTTGGGATACAGTAATGATTGGCATCCGGGTGGTAGATCTTCAAGATCCGGAACGGGTACATTACGTGGAGCCGTACGCCTTCACCGATAACGATCGCTGGACCAAGCATGCAGATATGGCTGTACAGTTTGCGCGTTGCATTGAACGGAACATCCAAAAGGAAGCATCCAGAGAATGGGTTCAGTTCCGTGGAGGCCGAACCGAAACAATGGCTAATGTGTCCGTTTACTTCGATATCTGGTGCAGCATGAATGGGCGCTTTCAACAGAGGATATTCAACCCGAATGTGGATATCCTACGGGCACCGTGGTCGCCGTTCGTGTCGGTACAGTGGGTTCTTCCTTTGCTGGACGAATTCAACGGATTGCGTGATACTATGATACGTCGAATCACCGACGAAGTGCTTGGCTGGAGCAATCACTCGGATGTGCTGTTTATAGCTGACTTTCCGGGACTGATGTTGCGGAACTTTGTCGGGAAGGATCTGTACAACGTGACGCTGACGGTACTTCAAGGAACGGTCCGATATCAACTATCCCGTGAGGACGAAGTGGGTGGGAAAGATCCGATCACACTAACTACCGGTGAAAGCATCGAACTTCTCTCGGGTAGTTTTCATTCCATCGAAACAATCGGTTCGCAACCTTCCTGCTACATGTACACATACGTAAATCGCACCAAAGAGCAAAATGCATCCAAAAATCAGGCGGATTTAAACGCTTCACCCACGTCAATTCTTCCGCTTGGCGAGGAGTTCCTTCATCGATGGGAAAATGTTGTCCGTTTCGCGCAGCATGTAGCCAACTCGTTGTTGTTCGAACTGTACGGAGTACCGATGCCAAGACGTTTAAAGGAGCTGGTAGTAGATGGTTAA